In one window of Macadamia integrifolia cultivar HAES 741 chromosome 2, SCU_Mint_v3, whole genome shotgun sequence DNA:
- the LOC122059933 gene encoding lycopene beta cyclase, chloroplastic/chromoplastic-like, whose protein sequence is MCFCEIIATLFSQISMASLLTTHKIPELLLHPLHGFPEKQNLISSSKGQQQFGIGSKKSQRMLRRNGGCVKARSRAILELVPETKRENLEFELPMYDPSSKGLVLDLAVVGGGPAGLSIAQQVSQVGLSVCLIDTSPKLIWPNNYGVWVDEFEAMDLLDCLDTTWSRAAVFIDDQTHKYLNRPYGRVNRKLLKSKMMQKCISNGVQFYQSKVIKVIHEKSNSRLICSNGVTVHATIVLDATGFSRCLVQYDKPYNPGFQVAYGILAEVEEHPFDLDKMVLLDCRDSHLTNKKEMREKNSRIPTFLYAMPFSSDRIFLEETSIVARPGVPMEEIQERMVARLRGIGIKVKKIEEDERCVTPMGSTLPMLPQRVIGIGVTAGMVHPSTGYMLARTLEAAPVVADSIVQYLSSERRLSGDELSKEIWKDLWPIERRGQREIFCFGMEVLLKLDLQGTRRLFDAFFNLEPHYWHGYLSSRLFLPELICFGLSISSNASIASNIDHMTKGTVPFVNMIGNLIQDRD, encoded by the coding sequence ATGTGTTTTTGTGAGATTATTGCTACCCTCTTCTCTCAGATTTCCATGGCTAGTCTGTTAACAACACACAAAATTCCTGAATTATTGCTACACCCACTTCATGGATTTCCAGAAAAACAGAATCTTATATCCTCTTCGAAGGGTCAACAACAGTTCGGAATTGGTTCCAAGAAGTCTCAGCGGATGTTAAGGAGGAATGGTGGTTGTGTTAAAGCCCGCAGTAGAGCCATCTTAGAGCTTGTTCCGGAaaccaaaagggaaaatcttgaGTTCGAGCTCCCCATGTATGACCCATCATCAAAAGGTCTAGTTCTGGACCTTGCAGTTGTTGGAGGTGGTCCTGCAGGACTTTCTATTGCACAACAGGTCTCTCAGGTAGGCCTCTCTGTTTGTTTAATAGACACATCTCCAAAATTGATCTGGCCCAACAACTATGGTGTCTGGGTCGACGAGTTTGAAGCCATGGACTTGCTTGATTGCCTCGACACCACCTGGTCTCGTGCTGCTGTGTTCATCGATGACCAGACACATAAATATCTCAATAGACCTTACGGTAGAGTTAATAGGAAGCTTCTGAAATCGAAAATGATGCAGAAATGCATATCAAATGGTGTCCAGTTTTACCAATCCAAAGTTATTAAGGTTATTCATGAGAAATCCAATTCTCGTTTGATTTGCAGCAATGGTGTCACAGTCCACGCAACTATAGTCCTTGATGCTACTGGGTTCTCTAGGTGCCTTGTTCAATATGATAAGCCTTATAATCCTGGGTTCCAAGTGGCTTATGGGATCTTAGCAGAGGTGGAAGAACACCCCTTTGATTTGGATAAAATGGTTTTGTTAGATTGTAGAGATTCACATCTAACCAACAAgaaagaaatgagagaaaagaaTAGTAGGATTCCCACATTTCTGTATGCAATGCCCTTCTCATCTGATAGGATTTTTCTAGAAGAGACTTCTATTGTTGCTAGACCTGGAGTACCAATGGAAGAGATACAGGAAAGGATGGTGGCTAGGTTGAGAGGGATAGGtataaaagtgaaaaaaattgaagaagatgagagatgtGTTACTCCAATGGGTAGCACCCTTCCTATGCTCCCTCAGAGGGTCATAGGAATAGGTGTAACTGCTGGTATGGTTCACCCCTCAACTGGTTATATGTTGGCAAGAACTCTTGAAGCTGCTCCAGTAGTTGCAGACTCCATAGTTCAGTACCTTAGCTCTGAGAGAAGGCTTTCAGGGGATGAACTGTCCAAGGAAATTTGGAAAGATTTATGGCCCATAGAGAGGAGGGGGCAGAGGGAAATCTTCTGTTTCGGTATGGAAGTTTTGCTTAAGCTTGATTTACAGGGCACAAGGAGGCTCTTTGATGCATTTTTCAATCTAGAACCACATTATTGGCATGGATACTTGTCATCTCGATTGTTTCTTCCTGAGCTTATATGTTTTGGGCTTTCTATTTCCTCTAATGCCTCCATTGCTTCTAACATAGATCATATGACTAAGGGCACAGTTCCTTTTGTAAACATGATTGGCAACTTAATACAGGATAGAGACTAG
- the LOC122070615 gene encoding uncharacterized protein LOC122070615 isoform X1: MASRLHFCSPSITTVAGGGGGSNLLSAITVPSTLCMNRGIGLRRARTNLRTCAKFEKFQGDESPGNPDGSVPLQLETQNSAQEEEEDDSCLPSDLEGAVRQSSKASALFLSSGGMRAIVELLIPQLQFLDDEGAQGELWELSRIFLDTLIEETGCQRVRAVFPDAGAAALLKYRWKDAAFGFSSLSDRKPVEAGDELVVMVVPDYQMLEYVERIASKLSDDLRPLIMWNPRLISEDVGVGFNVRKLRRYFLSTFTVVYSMRPLPSGAVFRCYPGLWKVFYDDKDRPNRYLLAKEQISRPDAEDIEILDSTLKGNNQSSSNCKSFCDKSKIPTDPGGRKPRHSK; encoded by the exons ATGGCTTCTCGGCTTCATTTCTGCTCTCCGTCCATCACCACGGTAGCCGGCGGCGGTGGCGGTAGTAACCTCTTATCTGCTATCACTGTCCCCTCGACCCTTTGTATGAACCGCGGAATCGGACTGCGCAGAGCTCGTACTAACTTGCGCACCTGTGCGAAGTTTGAGAAATTTCAAGGTGATGAAAGCCCAGGAAATCCCGATGGCAGTGTACCTCTTCAATTAGAGACCCAAAATTCtgctcaagaagaagaagaagatgacag TTGCTTACCATCTGACTTGGAGGGTGCAGTCCGACAATCAAGTAAAGCAAGTGCACTTTTCTTATCTTCTGGAGGCATGAGAGCCATT GTTGAGCTTTTGATCCCCCAATTGCAGTTTCTTGATGACGAAGGAGCTCAAGGTGAGCTTTGGGAATTGTCAAGGATTTTCTTGGATACACTTATAGAAGAAACAGGATGTCAG AGAGTAAGAGCTGTATTCCCTGATGCTGGAGCAGCTGCCCTCCTGAAATACCGATGGAAAGATGCAGCTTTTGGATTCTCTAG CTTGAGTGACCGAAAGCCTGTGGAAGCTGGAGATGAACTCGTGGTTATGGTGGTTCCTGATTATCAGATGCTGGAATATGTAGAAAGAATTGCATCTAAACTCTCAGATGAT CTGAGGCCTCTCATCATGTGGAACCCGCGTCTAATCAGTGAAGACGTAGGAGTTGGATTCAATGTTCGGAAGCTGCGCCGGTACTTTTTAAG CACTTTTACAGTGGTATACTCGATGAGACCTTTGCCCTCGGGTGCAGTGTTTAGATGCTATCCTGG ATTGTGGAAGGTGTTCTATGATGATAAGGATAGACCAAATCGATATTTGCTGGCCAAAGAACAAATCAGCCGTCCTGATGCAGAAGATATTGAG ATACTGGATTCCACGCTGAAGGGCAACAATCAAAGTAGTTCTAATTGCAAGAGCTTCTGTGACAAGAGCAAAATTCCAACCGATCCCGGAGGAAGGAAACCCAGGCATTCTAAATGA